The nucleotide sequence AGCCCGACCTGCATGTAGACCGGCAGCAGGTAGGTGGAGCCGAACAGCGCGGTGCCGTAGATGAAGGCGACCACGCTGCCCATCGCGAACTGGCGGTAGCCGAACAGCGCGAGGTTCATCAGCGGCGTGCCGCCCGCGGCCGCCAGCCGCCGCTGCCACCAGATGAAGAGCCCGAACGAGAGCAGCGCGCCGCCCAGCAGCGCGACCGCCTCGAGCGGCGAATCGCCGCGCAGCGCCACCAGGCCGTTGAGCAGGCACAGCGTGCCCACGGTGCCGAGCGCGAGGCCGCGCACGTCGAGCCCGCCGCTGCGCGCCGCGACCGCGCCGCCGGGCGCGGTGGTCGGGACGAACTTGTAGGCCAGCCACAGCGAGGCCAGGCAGAACGGCACCACCATGTAGAAGATCGAGCGCCAGCCGAACAGGTCGACCAGCACGCCGCCGATGCTCGGGCCGATGGCCGGCGCCAACACCACGCCCATGCCGAAGATGCCGCTCGCGCGGCCCTGCTCGTGGGGCTCGAAGGCGCGCAGGATGATGATCGCGGGGATCGGCTGCACCACGCCCGCGGCCAGGCCCTCGGCCACGCGCGCCAGCAGCACCAGCGAGAAATCGTTGGCCATGCCGCCCGCGACGCCGCCGGCCAGCAGCAGCAGCATGGTGCCGACGTAGGTGCGCCGGTAGCCGTAGCGCGCCAGCAGCCAGGGCGTGGTGAGCATCGAGACCGTCATCGCCACCATGAAGCCCGAGCTCACCCACTGGGCGCGCTCCTGGCCCAGCGAGAAGTGGTGGCTCATGCCGGGGATCGCCACGTTGACGATGGTCGAGGACATGATCGAGGCCATCGTGCCGACCATCACCGACAGCAGCAGGTACCAGCGGTAGCGTTCGCCGTAGCGCGCGCGCAGCGGGCCCATGGCGGGGGGCGGGGCCGGCGTGGCGGCTTCGGGCGTCTCGTGGTGGGTCATCGGAAGTGGGGAAGCGTCGGGCGTGAAGGTCGGCGATGCCGGGCCCGTCGTCCTACAAGCATATCGGGCTTTGCGCGGCGGCCCGCGCGGGGGCCGGCTCCACAATGCCCCGGCTGTCCCGCATCCGACCCGCCGCAGGCACCACACAAAGACGACCATGGATCACTCTCCCTCCGCGACGAACGACGAAACGACGCCCGAACCCGCCGAAGGCGCGACCACCCTGGCCGCCGAGCTCGCCGCGCCCACCGTCACGCGCGCCTACCGTTGCCAGTGCGGCCGGCCCGTGTTCCTGCGCAACAGCGAATGCCTGGCCTGCCACACGCCGCTGGGCTACGTGGAGGACAGCCTCGGCGTGGTGCCGCTCGCGCCCGCCGCGGCCGAGGACGCCAACGGCAACGCCGTCGCCGAGCCCGACAGCTACACCCTCTTCGGCGACCCGCAGGGCCCGACCTACCGGCGCTGCGCCAACCTGATGACGCCCGCGGCCTGCAACTGGATGGTGCCGGTGGCGCGCCCCGGCCAGGCGCCCGCGCCCGACACGCACGGCCTCGCGCCCGGCTACTGCCTGGCCTGCAGCGTCACGCGCACCATCCCCGATCTCTCGGTGGCCGGCAACGACGAACTCTGGCGCAAGCTCGAGCAGGCCAAGCGGCGCCTGATCTCGCAGCTGCTCGCGCTGCGGCTGCCCGTGGTGAGCCGCCATGCCGACCCGGTGCACGGCCTGGCCTTCGACTTCCTGAGCAACGTGCCGGGCGGACCGCACGTGATGACCGGCCACGACACCGGCATCATCACCCTCAATGCCGAGGAGGCCGAGGACGCGGTGCGCGAGCGCATCCGCACCGAGATGCACGAGCCCTACCGCACGCTGGTGGGCCACTTCCGCCACG is from Variovorax paradoxus and encodes:
- a CDS encoding MFS transporter, whose protein sequence is MTHHETPEAATPAPPPAMGPLRARYGERYRWYLLLSVMVGTMASIMSSTIVNVAIPGMSHHFSLGQERAQWVSSGFMVAMTVSMLTTPWLLARYGYRRTYVGTMLLLLAGGVAGGMANDFSLVLLARVAEGLAAGVVQPIPAIIILRAFEPHEQGRASGIFGMGVVLAPAIGPSIGGVLVDLFGWRSIFYMVVPFCLASLWLAYKFVPTTAPGGAVAARSGGLDVRGLALGTVGTLCLLNGLVALRGDSPLEAVALLGGALLSFGLFIWWQRRLAAAGGTPLMNLALFGYRQFAMGSVVAFIYGTALFGSTYLLPVYMQVGLHLSASHVGTILLPAGFVLAATIAGVGRLADRQPTWALVSIGLALLAASFALMMVLRADSALWLLVAFAIVGRIGLGFILPSLNLGSMRPLAKPLIPQGASAINFVRMLGGAAGVSLCAIVLEWRLAAHGDSLANPQTSPARLAAFDEVFAMLAGLCALAICAAWQLRIRPNADDAPRKPG
- a CDS encoding putative zinc-binding metallopeptidase; the encoded protein is MDHSPSATNDETTPEPAEGATTLAAELAAPTVTRAYRCQCGRPVFLRNSECLACHTPLGYVEDSLGVVPLAPAAAEDANGNAVAEPDSYTLFGDPQGPTYRRCANLMTPAACNWMVPVARPGQAPAPDTHGLAPGYCLACSVTRTIPDLSVAGNDELWRKLEQAKRRLISQLLALRLPVVSRHADPVHGLAFDFLSNVPGGPHVMTGHDTGIITLNAEEAEDAVRERIRTEMHEPYRTLVGHFRHEIGHYYWDLLVLPSAWLEDFRTLFGDERADYGAALQQHYNQGPPPDWAQRLVSSYASMHPWEDWAETWAHYLHMADSADTAMSFGVDATNVELTSDLFTPEDLWRPEHPEAAKFLDFINSWVRLTNVLNELSRSMGQPDFYPFVLPRTAVGKLQFIHCVVTELRGDGGPSLVTAQDVEAAAEATAQSQSQAQEQEQEQEQVAEVEAQPAVQSS